The Bacteroidia bacterium genomic interval CTATCCAGGATATTGTGGATGGTGGCCTCTTCATTGTAGGCGGGAATAATGATCGAAAGTGTCTGAGACATTGGGTAATCTTAGGAATTAGCTAACAGCTAGCGAATTACTACTAATTTTTTCAATTTTATTTAATGTTTGATTAATTATTTCCGGCCACATGAAGTCTGATTTTATCTTTTCAATCGAATTGTTCTTTTTCTGAAGGAGAGTTTGTTCATCCATTGCCAGGACTTCTTCCATGGCGTCGCGAATTCCTTTCTCATCGGCCGGTAGAATTAGCCTGCCATTTTCTTCAGAAACCATGGCTGAAACAGCTCCCACATCACTGCTTATAATATAAAGGCCAGAAGCCATAGCTTCCAGGATCACATTAGGCATACCTTCTGAATAACTGGGGCAGACCAGTACATCAGAGGACCGTAAGATTTCTTTGATCTTTTGGCTACCAAAAATCTTTCCATGAAAGATAAAAGCATCTCCTTTGGGTTGTAGATGTTCTGGTATTGGGCCAATAAAATGAAATTCGAACCTTTGGGAGTCGGGGTAATTATTTAGGACCTTAAACAATTCTTCTATTCCTTTCCTGCGTTCATACCTGCCCAGAAAAACAAAACGCTTCGGGCTTGAGACAGATGTTCTTTCTTTGGCTATCCAACTTTCTTCTATTCCACTGGGAAATTCAAGAATTCTCTCTTTTTCAATGCCAAGTGATTCTATTATCTTACTAATACCTCCTCCATAAGAGAATACATAATCCGCATGCAGGCTGTTCCATCTTATCGGTCTTCTCAACATATAGTGTTGAAGTTTTACCTTCCAATTGGGAGCCAACTGATACATTTCATATCCGTGAAATTTAACTCCGCAAGGCGCAACCCTTAGTCCTTTGGCCTTCTCTTCCAGTAATTTCCAGCCTGCAAATCCTTTGATATATATAAAATCTGCATCCAGGGACCTCATTTTGAATTCTTTGTAAACTGCTTTGGAATAGGCATAGGAAGCCCTCACATAATGTCCGGGTAATCCGGAGCTACTCGGCCAGGGGATGACGAATGATCTGAGTTTAGTCTTTTCTTCTTCGGTAAATACTGACAATGCTTCGATGTCCTTACTCAACTCCCAATGGGTATGGTAGAGATCAACTTCAATTCCTTTTTGCAAGAAGAATTTGCAGAGATAATAGCTGTGTCTCTGCATTCCTCCCATTACATAGGGATATATTCCATCTGTCAGTAAGGCGATTTTCATAACTTATTCTCCAAAACAGGAGCTCCCGTATCCTTTTGGCCTTTTTTTGCAGGCTTTAGGTGTGTTGATATTTTCTCTGTGATATTGCCAAATATAGCTTCCCAGGTAAAGGATTGTTTAACTTTCTCATAAATAGCATCCCCATATTCCTGTATGCAGGAAGGATTTTCAACAATGTAATCCAGCTTTTCTGCAAGGGCAGTTGAAGAGGTGTTTTCGAAAAAGAGGATTTCTGAATCTGAAAAATTATTTACCAGGTTTTCAAGTTCGGGGCAAACGACCAAATGCTTGACTGCGGCATATTCATACAACTTCATAAAGGAGAAATAATGCTCTCCGCCAGAAATAACTCCCAGATGATACTGAGCTATTTGATCTGGTAATTCATGTCGAGCAACCGGACCATGATAGGTGTAGCTGACTTCTTCGGTCAAGCTTTTAAGCGCCTCTTCAAATTCGTATCCAATGAAATGAAAGTGTAGCGAACTAGCATGCTTCATCTGAGAAAGGGCTTCTGCCAGGATATCAAATCGGTGATGAGGCATAAGCTTGGCCACTACACAACAGTGAATTTTATCTTTTATTTCATGCTTGCGTGATTCAAATTTTAGCATTGTGTCTAGCGGAATGCCATTTTGTATCACTTCCCAGTTCTGATTTTTTAGTTTGAGAAATTGATTTTGATTCCCTACAAAGAAAGCTCGATGGGTCCTGTTGTATGCCCATTCTTCCAGCCATTTCGCAATAGGGTTGAACCAGGAGTAATAGTATTGTTTCATCTCCCGAAAAAAGACCCAATTGACTTCATAAAAGTGAGGAATGCCTAAGATACGACTGGCTATGATTCCATTGTAATTCAGATATTCAGCACGTTCATAAACAAAGTCCGGCCGTTTTTCTTTCAGGGCTTTATAATATTGTCGGAAATGGAGATGATTTTTAATGAGCTTTTTCAGATCTCTAAGAATCCCAACCGGGCCACTTTTCCCAAATCGAACCTGTTGAGCTTTTTGCGACTTTTGTTCGCTTGAGTCAGTTTGTTCATATACTTCTCCCGTAGCAAGGATTTCTATATCAAAGGATTTTTTCAGGTATCTAAGACCTGTATTAATGTGTTCAGAAGGACCTGAATTGGGCCTCAGCATTTGTTGATCCGGGATGATATAATATCCAAAGGTTTTACTCATTTAGCTAGCTTGCATGTTTATATAGGTGGTCGTCCAATAATCCTTCCATCTGTTGGTCGTAACCTTTTGCCTGCCACCAATCCAGGTATTCTTTGTGTGTGGGCATCCAGGCACCCAGAGATTGGCTGTATTCTATTATCTCTCTAAAGAACTTACCCATTTCTCCCTGCATATAATTGTTGTGCCAAAGGAAGGTACATACCCCATTTACTTCCTTAATTCGCTCTATGATCAATTTGCAGAGAGCAAGAGAATAGTGGTATTTGCTTTTCTTTTTCAGAAAAAGAGCTACATCCATAATCACGAGCGGAAAAATGAAGAGTTTGCTTCTTTCTCCTACTTTTTTACGCAGTCGAAAAGGGTAACACATCCCATTTCGAAAACCTACTTCCCGTGAAAATCCGAGACTGGCATCATAGCGAAAGTTTAAGTTCTCGAGAATTTCCCAGGTATGAGGAATTTCTAAATTGAGGAAATGGCTACGATATCCGATAAGGACTTTTTTTGTGATGCTTTCCAGTTTGTTTTTCTCTTCCTGCATTTTTTGCTCATCTGCATAAGCATCATGCCCTCCATGCAATCCGATTTCGTGTCCAGCTGCTTGTATTTTAGCTATTTCATCTTCTACCTGCTCGATACGATAATTAAAATCCCTCTCAGGAGATTCGAGCGCAAGGAAATAAAAACTCGAGCTTAGCTTGTATTCATTTAGGAGTTCCAGCGTATGCTCGATTCTCCAGGACTCATTGATCTTTCTATTGCTGATAGACCTAAAATGATAGTTTGCCTTAGGTCGATTACCGGAAAGTAAGCCCACGCTTCCCCAAAATAGATTGCCTTTCAAACTATTATGGTTATAGAGCAGGTCAATGTCGTGGCTCACACACATGGCGAAAGTTTTCCCCTCCGGATATTCTGGGCGAAAACCCTGCTTGTGTAGAAATTCTGAAACTTCAGCGAAATAATAACTTTTAGAATCCTGCGAGGATATCTTTTTATTCTTCTTTGGTATAATGGGTTTTTGCTGGAATTCGTATTCCAGATTTAAAAGTTTATATAGCTGATCCGTTTTAATCATTTACTCGCTGCCAGAATAGCCTTTGCTTCATTGCGAATTTGATAAATCCGCTCTATTATTTCTACCACTTTCAAACCTTCCAATGCATTGGTACTAATGCTCGTTTCTCCTCTTAGCGTTTTGATTACATTTTCGACCACATATATATGATTAGCAGCTGAACCTTTGTAGTATCCATAGTCATTGGGGGGATTTGCTGGTGGTAATTCCGGCATATCGTAATCCTTTATATTACAAAACTCAACTTCATTCATGTATTGTCCTCCGACTTTTACCGATCCATTTTCTGCAACTATGGTAAGGCTACTTTCGAGGTTTGAGTGAAAAACTGCGGTTGAGTAATTAATGCAGCCCATTCCCCCTTTCATGAAGCGGAAATTTACCATTCCACTGTCCTCAAAATCTGTAGAATGTAGATGGGAAAAATCACTGAATTTCCCCTCGATATCCGTAATATCTCCAAATAACCAAAAGAGAATATCTATAAAGTGAGAGAACTGGGTAAAGAGCGTACCCCCGTCCATATCTTCAGTACCTTTCCATCCTCCAGGTTTATAATATCTGTCATCCCGATTCCAGTAGCAATTGGTTTGCACCATATAAATTTTGCCAAGAATTCCTTTTTCTATAATGTCTTTCAACCATACAGATGGGGGAGAATAGCGGTTTTGCATAACGCAGAAAACCTGTTTGGACATTTGCAGGGCTTTAAATATGATTGACTCGCAACCTGCTTTGGTCAAGGCCATGGGTTTTTCGATAACCACATGCTTTGAAGATTCCAATACCTTGAGCGCATGGATCTCATGCAGCCCATTAGGAGTTGCAACCGTAACAACATCCAGGTCTGGTTCTGCCTTCAACATTTCATCGATATCGTGATAGTAGTTTCCATGAAACTCCTCCAGATTCGCATCTTTTTTATCTTTGATATCGCATACAGCCTTAACTTCCGCATAAGGATTGTTCCGGATCATCAAGGCATGTCGCTTGCCAATGTGGCCGTGTCCTACAATTCCGAACTTGAGTATTTTATTTTCTAACATGGTGCTTAATATCTTCTGATATTTTTAATCAGGGGTCTCAGAAATTTTAAGAAAGGATATTGTTCAAAAAAGGATTTGGTATGTCCGTATGCCTTGTGTGGAATAGGAGGCATTTTCATCAATTCATCAAATTCTTTTTCGGTGAATTTCAATTTCTTCAACACAAACTCTTTGTCCTCCTCCAGAAGATCAGGATCATAAATAGGTAATTTAAGTTCTTCCAGAGCTTCTTCTTTGGTCAGTTGACCTGAGCAGATAAGGCTGGAAAGGTGTGCCTTTCTTTTGTCTACCTTGAATTTGGTCGGGAGAATATAGCCTTGATAAAATCGGGTGAAAATGGATTCATAATGTTTGCCTCCATAATCTCTCCATTCCAATTCTTCTATGATGGTCTTCTTCGCATCATCTTTATCATAAGGCATGTAATTAAGAATCTGGATGGTTTCAACCTGCTTGATATTGAGGTAATACAAGCGCTGGAAATAGCCTAAATGAGGATAAGATTTTATGGGACGTGTGCCGAAGCGTTTTTGGATATCCTTAATATTTGTAAAGTCCTTGTATATCCAGGGAGAAGGCAAAATCGCCTCTGTAGCGATATTATTGCCACTCAACATATACTTGATCTTGTTTTTTGAAGCCAATTTGATGAGAGCAGCGTAAATGGCATGATCAGTTAGCGCTTCAATATCGATCACAGATGCTTTGAAAAAAGCAACCTGCATATCTCTGAATTCTTCCCAGTCAATGACATAGGTGTAAAGATCTATTCCCAGTTTGCTGACAACATTTTCTATGTTTTTGACAGCTAATTCAGAATTCCAGCCATTATCGAAGTGAACGGCTAAGGGGCGAAGTCCCATTTTATGGGCCTGATAAGCCAGGTATGTACTGTCAACCCCGCCACTTAGACCGATTAGACAATCATAATCTTTTCCCTTTCCTGAAGCTTTTATTTTGCTAATAATTGCTTCTCTTTCGCTTTTTGCTGGATCCCCCTGACTGAAATCATATTTAGGGAGCGCATCATACATATTGCAGTAACTGCAAACGCCCTGCTCATCAAAGCTCATTCCTGGATCATCATGAGTGTCAAGGATACATCGGGAGCATTGACGTGCCTGTGTTACCGGCTTTTCTATGGTAGTCATTGGGGTGGTTATGAATGTGTTATCTTAGTAAAATTACAGATAATGAAAGGGAAAAATAAGTAAAAAAGCCTGATCCATTACATAAGTTGAAAATATCGGATTAGCTCGATCTTCCCACTTTCCATCAAAAGCTATATTTGTTCAAATACTTCTTTTTTTAAGTCTTTTTGGGAAGGGTAATTGATCAGCACAGCTCTATGCTTTCCCTGAAACACAAATAAGCTCCCTGCTGCACAAGCCGAAGAACCCGCCTGGATCGCTTCCCGGAAATTGCTCACACCATTGGCACCCCCACAAGCAATGAGGGGAACTTCTATTTCTTTGGCTATTTTTTCAACAAGTGTAAGGTCATAGCCTTTTTGGGTACCGTCCAGATCTACAGAGTTGAGAAAAATTTCTCCTGCTCCCAATTGAACAGCCTCTTTCGCAAAATCCAGAGGGTCTCTCTTTGTGTTCTTGCCTTTGCTATGCTGATAGACTTTATAAGAACCAAAGAGGTTCTTTTTTACATCTATCGAAACCACTACTGCCTGACTCCCAAATTGTCGAGCAGCCTCTGTGATCAGACCTGGATTATTAAATGCACTTTGATTGAGTACAATTTTTTCTATCCCATTGAACAAGAGTTCTTTGATCTGTTCTATGCGAGTAATTCCTCCTCCATATGCCAAAGGGATAAAGGCTTCACTGGCAATTTCCTTAATCTTGTCCAGATCCGGTTCTCGACCTTCTTTGCTTGCATCTATATCAAGGATTACAATTTCATCGACCTCCTTTTCATTGAAGATCTTTACTGCATTGATCGGATCTCCTACATATTTGAAGTCCTTAAATTTTACACTTTTTACCAGCCCACCATTTTTCAAAAGTAAAACCGGTATTACCCTAACTCTTCTCATCAGTAATTATTTGCAAAGTTTGTCAATAGTTTCAGGCCAAATTTGTGGCTCTTTTCCGGATGAAATTGTACACCTACTACATTTTCATTTTCTACGCCTGCAATGAAGTCATATCCATATTTCGATCTCAACAATACATCTTTTTCCTCTTCGCATTTCATATGGTAAGTATGGACAAAATAAAAGCGAGGCTCCTTGAACATATCTTCAAATAGCTTGCTTTCCTTCTGGGTCTCCACCTCATTCCATCCCATATGAGGTATTTTAAGGCCAGCATCCATCTTTTCTTCCCGGAATTTTATGGTTTTCCCCTTAATCCACCCCAATCCTGGCAATTCTCCTTCTTCACTGCCTTCAGTCAGTAATTGCGCACCCAGACAGATACCCAATACAGGAATTTTATCTTCCTGAACCCGTTTATTTAACGTTTCAAAATAAGGGGCACTGCTCAATTGGGCCATGCCATAATCAAAAGCCCCCACACCCGGAAGAATCAATTTCTCAGCCTCTTGGATTTCCTCATCGGTAGAGGAAATCCGAGATTTTACACCCGCTTTTTTGAGCATGTTTTTGATTGAGCCCAGATTTCCAACTCCGTAGTTTATGATGGTTATCATGTATATCTAGCTTTGATTTTTTTCTGTTTCCTCTTCGTTTAATTTTTGTCTTGGATCAAAGGATTGAATCAGTTCTTTATTTTTCAGGATCCAAAGTACAGTAACTCCAAGAATAAAAAGGCTTATGCCTACTTTATACAGCCAATATATATCTTTGAGAATATAGACGATGACTGTGGAAATAATGATCCCGAACAACCAATGGAAAGGGAAGTAATTGAGATCTCCCATTTGTCGATACTCTTTGATGAAAAAGCCTGCCATTCCCATAAACAAAAAACCGATAAATGTGGTAATTGCTGCAGCTTCTATCCCATATATGGGAATGAAGATGATATTTAGCACAATGTTTAGTACACCCGCACTAAAGGAAATTAGCCAAATCCGATGGGCTTTCTCATAGTAAAAGAGTTTCACGGCAAAGCCCGCGTAAAGGGGCCGATAATTGAAACCCATGATCATGATGATAGCAAGAGAATAGGCCTCCTGAAGGTCTGGATTGTTAATAAGGATACTGAAGATTTCCTTGAACCAAAGACAGACCAAAAAACTGAAGATCATCATTGTCCCTTGCCAGATAAAGATTAAGTCACGACTTAATCTGAAGGCATCCTTTCTCTTAAGTCCTTGTAAAAACTCAAAAATAACTGGATTGATGGCCATACCCGTTCCATCTACAAAGGCATTGAAGTAATTCCCAAAATTTCCTGCCAGGTTGAAGATTCCTATTTTTTGAATGTTTACCTGATAAAGATCCATCACAATTCTATCAGATGAGGTCAAAAGATAAGAGCCATAATAATAGGGAATCATGGGAAAGGCTACTTTCATTTTTGCCTTAATCAATCTCCATTTAAAATTGAAAATGGGAAGCAATTTTAATTTGTAATAGAGAAAGTAGCTAAAGAACAAAAAGGAGAGGATACTTCCGATGAACCTACTCCAGAACCAGCCCATATAACCCATTTTCTCAAAGGTGATTAACCAAAGATTTATAGCAATGGTAATGAATCCGACCACGATCATCTGAAAGGCAATGGGGCCAGGTTTTTGAGCTACCTGTTGATGTAGAATCCCATATTCTGTAGTTGCATTTAGGAAAGCACTGGGTATGGTATGCATCAAAACGATGGCCCATCTGTTTTCTACAGCTTCTTCTGGCACAACCCAATAAATGATCAAACCCATGAGAAATGCATAGAATAAAGACCATAATGAGATAAAGCCATGCATTTGCCGCCAAAGCCATTTATACTGTTTTCTGTAATGAAAAAAAGCATTTGAGAGAACGATCTTGGTCCCCAATAAATGGATAGCAGACAGTGCAGCCAAATAGGAATAGATTATACCCGCTACTCCATAATCCAGACGAGTCAAGTCTTGAGTTATAATAGGAAGTATAAGGATGTTGGCCACCTGTGGAATTTGAGGAGCCAATCCATAAACTGCGCTATTTGAGAGAATCTTTTTTATCAAGCTTTTCTATCCTAAACTCATTCGCCTCACTTGATGCATGATTTTATGAGTTGTGCAACATATCGAACTTCTTCTTCCTTCAAAGAACTGGAGCTGGGTAAGCTCAAACATTCTGAATGAACCTTTGCAGAAATATCTTCTGATTGGATATAAGGCAAATGTCCAAACATTGGGAGTTGGTTCATCGGCACCCAAAGCGGCCTGGTTTGAACCTTGTTATCGAGGAGTTTTTTGATCAGGTTTTCCTGATGACTACTTCTAATGGTGAATAACCAATTATTGACTTCGACTTCTGGATGGATGTTTTGAAAAGAAATCTCTTCCAACCCAGAAAGTTCCTGCCGATAGATATCGGCATTCCTTGTCCGAACTGCTTTAAATTCATCCAATTGCTCCATCTGTGCAAGGCCCATAGCTGCCAGGATATTGACCAGTCTATAATTGTAGCCTATCTCATCATGTACATAGGCAAATGGGTCTGCTTTTGCCTGGGTGGTGAGATGTTTGGCACGTTGGGCCTTTTCTTCATCTGAAGTAACAATCATACCTCCCCCTCCGGTCGTAATGATCTTATTTCCATTAAAACTAAAACAGCCCAGTTCTCCGAAAGTACCTGCATGTTGGCCTTTATAGCGGCTGCCTAAAGCTTCGGTAGAATCTTCAATCATGACAAGTCCATAGCGTCTGGAAATTTCTAGCAGTTTGTCCATCTCAGCCATATTTCCCAGGACATGGACAGGCATGATTGCCTTTATTCTCTTTCCATCTTTTTTGTAGATCCTTCCGCTTGCTCCTTCTTCCGTTTGCTCGCTCAGAAATTCTTCCAATAAGTTCAAATCCAGCTGCCAACTTCCTTCCTCAATGTCTATGAAGAGAGGATTGGCTCCCGCATAGGCCACAGAGTTTGCACTGGCTATAAAGGTGATATTGGGTACGATGACATAATCATCCCTTTCGACCCCTGCCAGAAGCAAGCAAATATGGAGAGCGGCTGTACCATTTACTGTCGCAATGGCATAGGGAGCTCCACTATAGCTAGCTATGGATTCCTCGAAAGC includes:
- a CDS encoding Gfo/Idh/MocA family oxidoreductase, which produces MLENKILKFGIVGHGHIGKRHALMIRNNPYAEVKAVCDIKDKKDANLEEFHGNYYHDIDEMLKAEPDLDVVTVATPNGLHEIHALKVLESSKHVVIEKPMALTKAGCESIIFKALQMSKQVFCVMQNRYSPPSVWLKDIIEKGILGKIYMVQTNCYWNRDDRYYKPGGWKGTEDMDGGTLFTQFSHFIDILFWLFGDITDIEGKFSDFSHLHSTDFEDSGMVNFRFMKGGMGCINYSTAVFHSNLESSLTIVAENGSVKVGGQYMNEVEFCNIKDYDMPELPPANPPNDYGYYKGSAANHIYVVENVIKTLRGETSISTNALEGLKVVEIIERIYQIRNEAKAILAASK
- a CDS encoding AglZ/HisF2 family acetamidino modification protein; the protein is MRRVRVIPVLLLKNGGLVKSVKFKDFKYVGDPINAVKIFNEKEVDEIVILDIDASKEGREPDLDKIKEIASEAFIPLAYGGGITRIEQIKELLFNGIEKIVLNQSAFNNPGLITEAARQFGSQAVVVSIDVKKNLFGSYKVYQHSKGKNTKRDPLDFAKEAVQLGAGEIFLNSVDLDGTQKGYDLTLVEKIAKEIEVPLIACGGANGVSNFREAIQAGSSACAAGSLFVFQGKHRAVLINYPSQKDLKKEVFEQI
- a CDS encoding N-acetyl sugar amidotransferase, which translates into the protein MTTIEKPVTQARQCSRCILDTHDDPGMSFDEQGVCSYCNMYDALPKYDFSQGDPAKSEREAIISKIKASGKGKDYDCLIGLSGGVDSTYLAYQAHKMGLRPLAVHFDNGWNSELAVKNIENVVSKLGIDLYTYVIDWEEFRDMQVAFFKASVIDIEALTDHAIYAALIKLASKNKIKYMLSGNNIATEAILPSPWIYKDFTNIKDIQKRFGTRPIKSYPHLGYFQRLYYLNIKQVETIQILNYMPYDKDDAKKTIIEELEWRDYGGKHYESIFTRFYQGYILPTKFKVDKRKAHLSSLICSGQLTKEEALEELKLPIYDPDLLEEDKEFVLKKLKFTEKEFDELMKMPPIPHKAYGHTKSFFEQYPFLKFLRPLIKNIRRY
- a CDS encoding polysaccharide deacetylase family protein, translating into MIKTDQLYKLLNLEYEFQQKPIIPKKNKKISSQDSKSYYFAEVSEFLHKQGFRPEYPEGKTFAMCVSHDIDLLYNHNSLKGNLFWGSVGLLSGNRPKANYHFRSISNRKINESWRIEHTLELLNEYKLSSSFYFLALESPERDFNYRIEQVEDEIAKIQAAGHEIGLHGGHDAYADEQKMQEEKNKLESITKKVLIGYRSHFLNLEIPHTWEILENLNFRYDASLGFSREVGFRNGMCYPFRLRKKVGERSKLFIFPLVIMDVALFLKKKSKYHYSLALCKLIIERIKEVNGVCTFLWHNNYMQGEMGKFFREIIEYSQSLGAWMPTHKEYLDWWQAKGYDQQMEGLLDDHLYKHAS
- a CDS encoding glycosyltransferase, yielding MSKTFGYYIIPDQQMLRPNSGPSEHINTGLRYLKKSFDIEILATGEVYEQTDSSEQKSQKAQQVRFGKSGPVGILRDLKKLIKNHLHFRQYYKALKEKRPDFVYERAEYLNYNGIIASRILGIPHFYEVNWVFFREMKQYYYSWFNPIAKWLEEWAYNRTHRAFFVGNQNQFLKLKNQNWEVIQNGIPLDTMLKFESRKHEIKDKIHCCVVAKLMPHHRFDILAEALSQMKHASSLHFHFIGYEFEEALKSLTEEVSYTYHGPVARHELPDQIAQYHLGVISGGEHYFSFMKLYEYAAVKHLVVCPELENLVNNFSDSEILFFENTSSTALAEKLDYIVENPSCIQEYGDAIYEKVKQSFTWEAIFGNITEKISTHLKPAKKGQKDTGAPVLENKL
- the hisH gene encoding imidazole glycerol phosphate synthase subunit HisH; the protein is MITIINYGVGNLGSIKNMLKKAGVKSRISSTDEEIQEAEKLILPGVGAFDYGMAQLSSAPYFETLNKRVQEDKIPVLGICLGAQLLTEGSEEGELPGLGWIKGKTIKFREEKMDAGLKIPHMGWNEVETQKESKLFEDMFKEPRFYFVHTYHMKCEEEKDVLLRSKYGYDFIAGVENENVVGVQFHPEKSHKFGLKLLTNFANNY
- a CDS encoding glycosyltransferase family 4 protein produces the protein MKIALLTDGIYPYVMGGMQRHSYYLCKFFLQKGIEVDLYHTHWELSKDIEALSVFTEEEKTKLRSFVIPWPSSSGLPGHYVRASYAYSKAVYKEFKMRSLDADFIYIKGFAGWKLLEEKAKGLRVAPCGVKFHGYEMYQLAPNWKVKLQHYMLRRPIRWNSLHADYVFSYGGGISKIIESLGIEKERILEFPSGIEESWIAKERTSVSSPKRFVFLGRYERRKGIEELFKVLNNYPDSQRFEFHFIGPIPEHLQPKGDAFIFHGKIFGSQKIKEILRSSDVLVCPSYSEGMPNVILEAMASGLYIISSDVGAVSAMVSEENGRLILPADEKGIRDAMEEVLAMDEQTLLQKKNNSIEKIKSDFMWPEIINQTLNKIEKISSNSLAVS
- a CDS encoding polysaccharide biosynthesis C-terminal domain-containing protein translates to MIKKILSNSAVYGLAPQIPQVANILILPIITQDLTRLDYGVAGIIYSYLAALSAIHLLGTKIVLSNAFFHYRKQYKWLWRQMHGFISLWSLFYAFLMGLIIYWVVPEEAVENRWAIVLMHTIPSAFLNATTEYGILHQQVAQKPGPIAFQMIVVGFITIAINLWLITFEKMGYMGWFWSRFIGSILSFLFFSYFLYYKLKLLPIFNFKWRLIKAKMKVAFPMIPYYYGSYLLTSSDRIVMDLYQVNIQKIGIFNLAGNFGNYFNAFVDGTGMAINPVIFEFLQGLKRKDAFRLSRDLIFIWQGTMMIFSFLVCLWFKEIFSILINNPDLQEAYSLAIIMIMGFNYRPLYAGFAVKLFYYEKAHRIWLISFSAGVLNIVLNIIFIPIYGIEAAAITTFIGFLFMGMAGFFIKEYRQMGDLNYFPFHWLFGIIISTVIVYILKDIYWLYKVGISLFILGVTVLWILKNKELIQSFDPRQKLNEEETEKNQS
- a CDS encoding LegC family aminotransferase, which gives rise to MKSIISEPIPLSIPTLGGNEWTYIKECLDTNWVSSVGSYVTAFEESIASYSGAPYAIATVNGTAALHICLLLAGVERDDYVIVPNITFIASANSVAYAGANPLFIDIEEGSWQLDLNLLEEFLSEQTEEGASGRIYKKDGKRIKAIMPVHVLGNMAEMDKLLEISRRYGLVMIEDSTEALGSRYKGQHAGTFGELGCFSFNGNKIITTGGGGMIVTSDEEKAQRAKHLTTQAKADPFAYVHDEIGYNYRLVNILAAMGLAQMEQLDEFKAVRTRNADIYRQELSGLEEISFQNIHPEVEVNNWLFTIRSSHQENLIKKLLDNKVQTRPLWVPMNQLPMFGHLPYIQSEDISAKVHSECLSLPSSSSLKEEEVRYVAQLIKSCIK